GTGCAGGGTTGTGGTAAGTCTCTGGCGGCCAAAACCGTGGCCCGACAGTGGAAGCTACCGTTGCTGAAACTCGATGCTGGGCGTCTATACGACAAGTACATCGGCGAGTCGGAGAAAAACTTTCACCGGGCCGTGACCATGGCCGAGACCATGGCGCCGGTGGTGCTTTGGATTGATGAAATCGAAAAGAGCATGGGCCAAACCAGTGGGGAGGGTGATGGTGGCCTCAGTCGCCGATTGTTTGGCTCATTCCTCACCTGGCTGCAGGAGAAGTCCCAGGATATTTTCGTGGTGGCGACGGCCAATGACCTGTCGCAATTACCGCCGGAATTACTGCGGAAGGGTCGCTTCGATGAGATCTTTTTCGTGGATCTCCCCGATGCCGCTGAGCGGCAGGCCATTTTAGAGATTCACTTGCAGCGCCGCAACCAAGCGATTTCGACCTTTCATTTGGATACCCTAGTCCAGGCCACCGAAGGCTTTAGTGGGGCAGAGATCGAACATGTCATCAATGCCGCCCTCTACCGGGCATTGTATGAGCAACGGCAGTTGGACACGGCCCTGCTGCTCCATGAAATTACCAGCACTGTGCCCCTATCCATTGCCCGCCGGGAGGACATGCAGCGGCTGCGGGCTCTGGCCCAGGAGCGGTTCGTCACGGTGAGGTAGGCCTGGAGCCGGGATCGGGGTCTACGTTAGGGTAGAGCTATGACGATTGCAGACTTGATCGATTGGTTTGAGGGCTGGGCCGCTCCTAGCTGGCAGGAGAGTTGGGATAACTGCGGCTGGCAGGTGCAGCCGGGAGTACTGGAGCAGCCGCCGCAGGTGCTGGTGTGCCTGACGCCGACCTTAGCCGTGGTGCAGGAGGCCCTGGCGCTGCGGCAGCAGGGCACCCCAGTGAATCTTATCTTTGCCCACCACCCCTTGATCTTCAGCCCCTTGAAGGTCGTTGATCGGGGGAATCCGGTGGGAGAGATGGTGCGGTTAGCTCTGCTGCATGGCATTGGCATCTATAGTGCCCATACCAACTTTGACCAGGTAGCCGATGGTACCGCCGATGTGTTGGCGCAACTGCTGCACCTCCAGGACCCCGAGCCGGTGGTGCCGACTGACGCCGGGATCGGCTATGGCCGGGTGGGGAATTTGCCGCAGCCGCAGCCGCTGAAATCGCTGTTGTTGACCATTCGCCAGGTGTTATCGCCGCCGGATGTGCTCTTTTCTCCGCAGGCCGATCTGAGCCAGCCGGTTCAGCGACTGGCGGTGTTGGGGGGCTCGGGGGCCAGCTTCTTGAAGGCGGTGGCCCAGACGGGGGCCCAAGCCTATCTCACTTCGGATTGCAAATTCCATCAGTTTCAGGAGGGACGCGATCGCAACCTGGTTTTGATCGATGCTGGTCACTACGCCACCGAACGGCCTGCCTGCGCCCGTCTAGTAGACCATTTCCAGCGGCAGGGAGTGGCCTGGGCCGGCTTAAGCCAGCAAGACGAAGACTTTCGCCAGTTTCTGACTCCGCTATAGATATGGTGGATTCTTCTCTGTCCCTAGTATTGAGCGCCCTGGATGACAGCATCTACGGTCAAGTGGTGCTGCAGGTATCAATGCCATCGGCCTCCCTCTATCTGGCCGCCCAGGGGCAGTCCGTGGGGTCGATTGGCCAGAGCATCGCCCAGGGTATCGACGAGCTGGGCGGGACAGTACTAAGGCAAGAATTGCGGCTAGTACAGGGAGCCCCTCACTTACGGATACAGGCCCAGCTATCTACGGTGTCCCATGACCATGGCCAACGGCTGCGGACCGCGGTGATAGCAGCAGGCGGAGATGTCAGGCGGCTACGGCTCAGATTCCCTAGCCATGGCCCTAACTTTACCCAGCGTCAACCCTCGACCTGCCTAGGTTGTCGCCATTATTATGGTCGAGGTCACGGTCGCACTCGCCTGATCTGCGCCATGCATCCCCTGGGACCCGAGACCGACCCCTGCCCCGACTACAACTAGTACTGGCCAGTAAATATTACGCCCCTCTATCCATTAAAGTCCGACGGTAGACTTCATAGGGGAGTCCTGTTCTGCCTTCTGCCCTCTGCCTTCTGCCTTCTGCCTTCTGCCCTCTGCCTTCTGCCCTCTGCCTTCTGCCTTCTGCCCTCTGCCTTCTGCCCTCTGCCTTCTGCCCTCTGCCTTCTGCCCTCTGCCTTCTGCCCTCTGCCTTCTGCCTTCTGCCTTCTGCCCTCTGCCTTCTGCCTTCTGCCTTCTGCCCTCTGCCTTCTGCCCTCTGCCTTCTGCCCTCTGCCTTCTGCCCTCTGCCTTCTGCCCTCTGCCTTCTGCCCTCTGCCTTCTGCCCTCTGCCTTCTGCCTTCTGCCTTTAAAACGGTTATGGACATTGCCGCCCTGCGTCGAGAATATAGCCAACGAGGCTTACAGAGAACAGACTTGGCCGCAGATCCGCTGCAGCAGTTTCAGCGTTGGTTTCAAGAGGCCTGTGACGCCGAGTTGCTAGAACCCAACGCCATGGTGGTGGCCACGGTGGCGGCCGATGGCATGCCCTACCAGCGCACGGTATTGCTGAAGTACTTTGACCCGCAGGGGTTTGTCTTTTTCACCAATTACGGCAGCCGTAAGGCCCAACAGCTGCAGCATAATCCCAAGGTATCGCTGTTGTTTCCCTGGTATGGCCTGGAACGGCAGTTGCATATTACAGGGATGGCGACGAAGATCTCGACGATGGAATCCTGGCGATATTTCTCGTCTCGCCCCCGGGGCAGCCAGATTGGAGCCTGGGTATCGCAGCAGAGCCAGGTGATCTCATCGCGGCAGTTGCTAGAAGCCCAGTTTGACCACATGCAGCAAAAGTTTAAGCAAGGCCAGATCCCCCTGCCAGACTTTTGGGGAGGCTATCGGGTCGTTCCTGACAGCTTTGAATTTTGGCAAGGGCGCTCGAATCGCCTGCACGATCGGTTTTTGTACACCCGTCACCAAGATGGCTGGGATATTCAGCGGCTGTCTCCTTAACCGGCAGTAAGGAGGGGGCTATACTGGCTGCCGCGAACCGGCCCTAAACGCGTCACCCACCCCCCATCCTCCACACCTCATCATCTCCCCCGCTCCCTCCCCGCGGCTACCTGCAGGAGTTCCTGACCAATGGCCTGATAATCCTGCCAAGCTTCCTCAGCTTTAGGATCTGCCACCGCATACACCGGCACTCCCCTCAGGGCAGCCTTCTGGAACGCCGCATAGCGGCGAATGCCTCCCTGAAACAGGGACAAATGGGCTTCTTGCAACAATTGCCGCACCTCTGCCCCGGCCTTGCTAGGATGGGGCGGAATTGCCACCAGCAAGATGCGGTAGTGGCTGACGCGGATGGCATTCAGATGAGCCACGGTGAGGGTGAGGGCATCTAGGGCCAGAATGTCTGGAGTGGTGGGCAACACCAGCAGGTCACAGCTATCCGAGAGTACTGTCAGATCCTCGGCGGTGGGGCGGGCCTGGGTATCGATCACCACATGGTCATAGGGTCGGGGTTGTTCTGCTGCCCGCCATTCATCCACTACGGGAAAGGGCAGTTGGCCGCGGCTGGCCCAGCCCAAGGCAGAGCGGTTAGGATCAGCATCGATCAACAGCGTCTGGGCGTGACCCTGCAAAAACGCCGCCAGGTGAATGGCCGTCGTTGTCTTGCCGACGCCTCCCTTAAAGCTGGCCACCGTTACAATCATAGAGTCTTGAGGTCTCGATAGCGGTAGAGTGAAATGGACGTAATCTGAGCAATAGCCTGGGGACGTTACCCAAGATGGCGATGGACTGGATGCCAGTCGTTATTACTTTGCCAGATGCCGAGGCCACCTATGCCCTAGGGCACTATCTGGGCCAACATCTGCCCATTGGTACCGTGATTTTACTCATGGGGGACCTAGGCAGCGGCAAAACCACCTTGGTGAAAGGCCTGGCAGCGGCGCTAGGGATCACTGAGCCCATTAACAGTCCTACCTTTACCCTAATCAATGAGTATGAGCAGGGGCGTCTTCCCCTTTATCATGTCGATCTCTACCGCCTAGAGGCGGCAGCCGCCGATCAGCTCTATTTAGAGAGCTATTGGGACGGCAGCGAGTTTGTCCCAGGCATCATGGCCATCGAGTGGTCTGAGCATTTAGGCCATCATCCCCCAGAGCCCCTGGAGCTACGACTCAGCTATCATGACGCTGGACGCCAAGCTACCCTGAGACCGTCGACGCCCTGTCAAGCAGCCTTACTAGAGACATTACCCGATGCAATACTGGCTAATGAAATCTGAACCGGATGTTTACAGCATCGACGATCTGCAACGGGATGGTGAGGAAATCTGGGACGGGGTACGTAACTACCAGGCGCGCAATTTCCTACGGACCATGGAATCTGGCGATCTGGCCTTCTTCTACCATTCCAATACCAAACCCCCAGGCGTCGTTGGCCTGATAGAGATTGCGGCGGCCAACGTGGTCGACCCTACCCAGTTCGACCCCCAGAGCAAGTACTACGATCCCAAGTCCACCCCAGATGGTCCCCGTTGGCAGACGGTCACGGTGCGCTACGGTGAAACCTTTCCCCAGGCCATTCCCCTCAGTACCCTGCGGGATACCTTTAGCCCTGAGGAACTACAGGTGGTGAAGCGAGGCAATCGCCTCTCGGTAATGCCAGTCCCCCCAGAAGTCGCTGAGCGTCTGCTGGCCATGGGGCGACAGCAAGCTTAATAACCTAGTAGGCCAAGGCCGAGATTACCATTGTCCTCTTAGGTCTGATTTCTGCCCTTTACTGCACCTGGTCTGGATCAACACCCAATTCCCGCAACCGCTGGGCCAGGCGCTCGGCCCGCTGCCGCTCCTGCTCGGCCCGCTGTCGCTCCTGCTCGGCCTGCTGTCGCTCCTGCTCGGCCCGCTGTTGCTCCTGCTCGGCCCGCTGGCGCGCCTGCTCAGCCGCCGTCGGCAGCAGGTGGCCATCTAGGTCGGCCCAGCGTAGCCAGGTGGTCTCGACGCCGCGGTAGAGTCCCGACCAGCGTACCAAGGCCAGTTGCAGGACTGAACTGACCAGCAAGCCATCGGCATTCGGCTGAATCGGTTGGTAGCTGCCCCCCTGCAGCTGAAAGCCGGCCCAATCCTCGGGCTGGAAGGGATCAAACCAGAAATACTCGGGCACATGCAGCTGCTCTTGATAAATCTGTCGTTTATCGCCCTTATCGAAGGCGGCCGTACTCGGGGACAGTAACTCAATCACCAGGTCAGGCGTTTTGCCCTCTTCCCAGCACACCCAACTGAGCCGCTCGCCCTGGGGCACCCCTAAGGCCACAAAGACATCTGGTCCCTTGAAGTCTTGGTTTCTCACCTGGGCCAGGCTGTAGTACACAAACATGTTGCCGCTCACGTAGCCATCGTCGCGCTGCTGCAGCCACCCCTCTAGGGCATCAATGAGCAGATCCATCTGCATCTTGTGACGCTGGGTTTCCATGGGCTCGCCGTCATCGTAGGGCAGCTGCCATTGGGTGGGGGGCAGGGTAATGCCCAGTTGCTCAAGCTCGGCAGGAGTCATAAAGCGGCATACCGTCCACTGTGCTCGATTGCCTCCAATATATCGGAGAGTCTGTTGCGATCGCATCTCATAAGTAGGACGTCCTAATTAAACGATGCTGTAGGGTCTGTTGTGGCGCTAGTCCAACGCACCGCAGTCTGGGCTGACGCGTTAGCGACAGCGTAATGCATCCTACCCATAATTCGGGCTACCTACTAAGCTGAAATCTCGTCCCTGAGTTCAGCGTGACGATCCGGTTAATCAGGGAGTAACACTAGGATTATTGCAATTATCGCCTTCAGTGGTTTTTAGACTACCGAGTAAATTGGCCACAATCACACACCGCTGAGCCGGTACTCCCGTAGGCGAAATGCTGAATACAAAAGGCACACTGGCCTCATCTTCGGGTCTGCCCTGATAATCAAAAGTTACAGACGTAGCCGGATTCGTGTCTTCGTTGATGTAAGCACTTAACTGGATGGTTCCTTCCGGAAAATTGCCACCGCCCAGTATCTGCGTCGTTCCATCACTTACCGAAGGAACAGCGGGATCCACAATACTAACTGTCACATTTCGCCGTTGCTGACGGGCCGTTGTCTGCGCCTGTTTCAGCACGTCTACCAAATCGCTGCGGACAGTGTTCATTCTCTGCCGGTTTAAGAAGGCCAACCAGCCCGGGGCAGCGATGCCTGCCAGGATGGCCACTATGATCAAAACAACTAAGCCTTCCAACAGGGTAAAGCCAGCATGCGAGGGAGATTTTAGATGCTGCAAACAGCGCTTCATGGCGGATAGCCCTTAGTCAATTCAGTTAGTATTGGGTTGTTTATTTAAGATGCCGCGGATCAAGATCTGAGCTTGTAAGGTGGGCAGACGCCCTTCTTCACTGTAGGTGTTGATTAAGCCCGGTCGACCAGTGGTGGCATTTCCTCTCAGATACACGATCAGATCTTGATTTAAGCGGTCTATGGCATCTTCGGCGTCAGGATCTGTGCCTCGCACACACACGAAGAAACTATTGCCATCGGCTGGCGTGGAGGGGATGCGCTCATAGGCCGATGAGGGACAGTTGGCCAAATCTGAGGGGGGCGTGGCAGTGGCAAGATCGACATAGTCGACCAGTACAGCCGAAAACCCATCAGTGTTAACGCTATTATCAGCAGTCCAGTTGGAAAAGCTATTGGTTTCGCCAGACTGCGTTGGATGCTCAGTAGTGGGATCGGCATAACCATCCCGGGTAGTTAGGTTAGACACATCAGCATATTTAGGCAACTCATAGCGAATAATCCGCGACGGCCCCTGCCAAATATCGCTAGCCGCATTGTCTTGTTGTAAATACACCACCAGGTTATAGGTACTGTGCCTCACCTTCAGGGTATTGCACTCCTCCTCTTCCGTCCCAGAAAAGGCGGTGGAACAGTCTCCGATGCCTGCGTAGTCATCTGAATCTAGGGGCTCTAACCGCCAGAAGGCCAAAATGGGCTCTCCAGCAGGCAAGTCATCCAGTTGACTGGTCACAGTCGTGGGTGTGGAGTAGACAAAGACCGCTTCTTGGGCATCTCGGGTGATGTAGGTCATGGCCCGCTGCATATTGGTTTGGGTCTCGGTCAGGGCTTCCTCCCGGCGATTAATTTGCAACAGCTCTACGACCAAATACAGCAACCCTGATACCACAATACTGGCAATGATTAACGAGACCAGCACTTCCAGCAACGTAAACCCAGCTCGTTTGCCGCGTAGCAGGTGATGGTAGAGATGGAACCCAAGCCGTCGAGAAACCATGGCGCTAGAAGAAGTTAAATACGTTAACCAAACGAATAAAAGATGCTGTTGTCAGGTACATCCCTGCGGGGTTGAGTCGCCAGGGCTGCTGATCAGGTCGAAGTATTCACAGTAAGATTCCGTGTCTTCCCCCCGCACAACACTGGTGTAGAGCGCAGCCAAAGGCCGTCTGCCCCGTTCCCCTTCTCCGCCAGTAATGCCTAAGCGCGATGGGTCGGCCTCTAGGGTGTTGGTGCTGGTGGAGTCTAGGGCCTGAATGTCATAGACCCGAACTCCCAGACCGAAGGCCACTGGTTTATTGCCTATGGATACTCCACCGGTGCGATAGACCTGGATGCCGAAATCCGGATCGCCATCCCCATCAACATCGACGGCCCGGGTTTTAGTCGGTGGCAGGGAGTCATAGGCGGTTGTCGAATCTAGGGGATCTTCTTGGTCTGGAGGCACCATCGTAGCAGGCGTGGAGTCATTCAGACTGGGCACAGACTGGGGTAAATCGGTATCCTCGTACCCCCCCTGCTCCACGATTAATCGCACTTGGTCGATTTCCCCTTGGGCTACAGCCAAGGCCTGTTCCGCCCGCTGGCTCTGCACCCGTGTAGCCACAGCAATTACCAGAGCCGGGGTAATGGCCCCCAAGGTGAGGGCAATCACGACAATCGCTACTAGGGTTTCGATCAGGGTCAAGCCATCTTCTTGACAGGCAAGGTGGCAATCGCCTCGCTGCAGAGCCAAGCGCTGTAATTTTCTCCGAATGGATAGCATCAGCAAGGCGATACACCTCCTACCAGAATCAACTAGGGACATGTGACATTGGGGAAATCAGAGGCATTGAATACCCGGGTGCCCCCATCATCGGTAGCACAGAGCAAATTTTCGATGTAAGGGTCATTCGCAGGCAGTTCTCGGTAGTACTCGCTGCGAGGCGACTCAATGGTGACGAAGCGTCGCGCTGCCGGGGCTGGCGGCTGGTAGAGCAAACCCACATCAAATCCCCAGCGTCGACCGGGCGGACTGTAGAAGTAGATGTTGTTTTCATTGATATCCGCTGATTGCGTCCTTTCCCAGGCATCCTGGTCGAACAAGCCGGTACTGCCGGTGGAGAAATCGAACTGGAAGAAGGATCCGGCGATGAACAAATCGATAGCATTATTGAAAGTCTCGTCAGACTTAGTTGTACCGGTATTCCACAGTTCTAAGAATCTGGGGAAGTTGTGAAAGCCGCCATTGTTCTGACCGCCTTGGGAGGGAATAATGCCACTGATGAACAGTGAATTCACGAAGGTTTCTCCGGCCCGAATTAAGTTGCGCTTGTGCCTCTTTTCATCGTCACTATCAAATCCGAACTCAATAAAGTTACCGACACCAAAGGGATCCTTATTATCTAGCTCAAAATTAGGCCAAGGGTCGGCAGTTGGTGGTGAATCATCATCATATCGATTAATGTAATAACCACCGTTACGGTCAATCCAAACCGGCGCCGCTGGATCATCAGGATCATTAGTATTTGGATCAACATCTTCTTCATAGAGCCACTCTCCTTCTTGAACCCATCTCTCTCGATTAAAGATAGAGCCGGGATCTGAGGGATCTGTCTCAAAGTAGGGGCGATTCTGGTTTTGGTAAGAGGATTCTCCTGCTCCATAGTTAGCCGGAGTAATCTCAAGAAAAGTATCGTCAACGGCCCCATCCTGGAAGTTGTCCGACAGGATCGTGAATGAATCAGACAAAATCTCTACCGGTCGCCAATGGTCATCGTCGAGGGTGGCAAAGGTATCGGTGTTGAGGTCAGTGCGAGCGGTATAGAACGGATCGCCATAGGCAACATCGCCATCATTAAGAGTTTGGCCGTCTACGAACTCTTCTAGATTTGGTGTCACCCCATCGTCGCTGTGCAGGTTGAAGTTGCCCTGGATATAGACCGAGTTATCGGTGACAAAGGTCATCCCTGGGTCTCTATCTAGGTCGCCACTGATATCGGCCCCATCTTTAAATCGGAAGCCATGGTTACGCCGCATCGGGTCGGGATAATAGTCCACAGGTTTGGGGCTGACGAGGCGATCGCTCAGCGGCGGGTCTTGAATCGTGCCCCCGGGCTCAACCGTCATCCTGCAGTCATTATCAGTCTTGAGGTTAGCCAGCACCGAACAATCGGTGGTTGCACTAGGTCCCCAGCCAGCATCGGTGTGTTTCGGTCGTACGATTTCGTCTTCCCGCACGGCGTCTTCTCGGAAGGCATAGATAATGCCCTCACCGCCATTCTCTCGATCTGCCGCTAGCCAGTAATCACCAGAACCATTGGTTTCGTTAGCAAGGCGGCTGAGGTCAATGTCGAGCACTCGGATTGCTAGCTGTTCCCGACCGTCGTAGATGCCCTTATCGAGGAAAGGAATATTCAGAATACCACCAGCCGGATTATTAATAGCGAATGGCCTATCATCGGGCTGATTACCAGCAGATGTGTCTAAATCAGCCGAGGAATCAGCCGTAAACGGAAGTTGCCATGTTGGTGTACCCCCTGGGACCCGAGCAACTAGAGCAAGATCAGATAAGTTATCAGGTTCATCAGCACCATCATCTACAACTTGATAAGTGAATCCGTCGTTAACTAGGACACTGGATATTAAATAAGGCGGGATTAAACCTGGATCAACTGCTGTGGCATCAATGTATTCCTCTCCAGTGGGTTGAGCTGTATCGGCAATTCCCAAAGCCGTTAGCTCAGTTGAGTCAGCACTTGCGCTCTGATCATGGCTCGCCCTAGGAAATAGATAATAAAGGGAAGGATACTTTGGAACGTTTGTCTTTGGACATAGGGCTAGCGCGAGTGTGAGCGCTTCTTCAGGATCTGTAATGCCAAAGTCACTAAATGAGTTTGGATCACAGCTGAGGTTATATGAAATAGGCGGATCGTCGCCGTAGGTCGTCCCTACAGCATCGAGCTCAAAAGTCCCATTAGCCTGGTCATAGATCCCGAATAGTGGTGTGGGTGGGGTAGCTGCTGCTTCAAGTCCTGCGCCGGTAGCAAAACCGAAGGTCCGGTCTCTGAGAACCTGCCAGTAATCTGCAGCAACCTTCATGCGAGCTATTTCAGCTGCGGGTGCACCTGCAGCTTCAGCCTCCTCAATCCAGACGTCAGGTGGTGTGGTGTCTACATCCGCTAAAGGAACTCCATTATCCACCAGGTCTAATAAAGTTTTGGCGATTCCACTAGCAGCATCACTCCACTGAGCGTCGGTGATGTCATCAAACTCTGTGTTGAGGCTGTCTAGGTTGTAAGCCAGCAGGCCGAGCGTACAAGCCGAAGAATGTAGCGTTGCCTGGTCGGCAAAGCTAAGGCTGCCGTAACCGGTGCCGCTTTCGACAATTTGCCTCAGGGGAGAGAAGTCACCCCACATAGCGAGATAGGGAAATGGATGAACAAAGTCATCTTGGAACGGCCCAAAAGAGGGGGCTCCGCCGTGCGGATCTCCAGCGAAGTAGGCAAGATTCTTTAGAGCCTTCTTCAAAGGAGAGGTGGCTAAGTCATATTGAGTCCCGAAGTTACTTGCTGTCGCGAAGGTAGAAGGATAGGCAAATTCCCAACCATTGGTGCCATGCCCTTTAAGAAAGTCGACCTTGATATCATCAGCAGTAGTGGTGTTGAGTGTTAAATAATCAAAGGTACGACTATTGATAATGCTTTCCATAGTGCCGGGATGAGCCGTTAGAGCTACACAAGCTGCTGGGAACTCACCATCTGAGGCACTGCCACCCCCCTCGTAGTGATACACCACCATCCCCTGTACAGCCGCCAGATTATCCCGCAGCGAGCGGCGCTGTAGCACTTCATGGGGACCACCCCGGTCAGCACCTGTCAATCCCAAGGTTAGGTCAGGAGGATAGAGTGAATCAGGCTGAGAAATAGGGTTATTGTTAGGATTAGAACTTGGATCCGTTATATTCGGATCTGAAGTGGTATCTAGAGGGCTGGCATTCCAACCATATGTATTCCCCAGCTCTAGTCGCTCGCCCACGATCAGGCGTAAGCCCCTATTAATAGCTTGCCGTTCCCAAAAACCATCTAGACCTTCGTTTTCATCGGTTAATTCACCTACAGCTGTGATGGGATCGCCAACCTGCTTATTATCTGCCTCAAGGCCATGCTCTTCGTTGTATTTAGGCTTGGGTCCCCAGCGATCATCGGCGCGGTAGAAGTCATCGACGAAGGGTCTGATCACGTTGTCGTTTAGAATGCGACCTTGCTGGGAGGCATCTGAATTAGGCCAGTTTGGATCGCGGTCCCAAGTGCTGGGATCAATGTGCTCGTGAATGCCTTTGGTTAATAACGTCAGAGGGTTAGTAGCAATATCTGATAGCTTGGCGCCAGCATCAGTCGTCACAGAGTCATCCCCATTTCCCATGTCCCAGCCGGTTCTAGGGGGAGTATTATCGTCTGTTTGATACAGGTGAAAATCTGCACTACTACCAGAAAAGTCGTCCTGGGTAACGGCTCCTTTCACCACTTGCCCCTGAAAGCCACCAGAATCAGGGTCAGGATTATTCTCATCCTGAGATAAGGTGATTTCTGATGACTCCTGGCTATACAAACAGGAGTTATGAGAGCTGACCATATGAGCATTTAATCCTCCCCGGACGAACAGATTACCGTCCGTATGCATTGCTCCGTTCCAGTTAAAGTCAGGACCGGGGAAGATCTCTAGATCGTAGTTAAACCAGGCTCCCCATTTATTTGCCCTCTCCGCCTCCCGAGCCTGTTGAAACTCTAGGGTCTCCAGGGTGCGATTGACGTCGTTGCTATTGATGGCGAAGGCATTCACCTGAAAGTTTTTCTGCAGGGTAGAGTTATTGGCAGCATCCACTACCTGCCAACCCCCTTCAGAAATAGCCCCTTGGCAGAGCTCGGTGGCTTCAGTGGTGGCCAGGGGGCCGGTGCGGGTCACTAGAGCCTGGGCCTTATTTTGGCTGGGAGGCTCTTGTAGGGTAACGTCAGCTTCTTCGTAGGGACCGGCATCATCCACCAAAATGGAATAGATAACGACTTCGTCGCTAGCAACGGTGCCATCGCCATTGATATCAGACTTAAATACCCAGGCGTTATCTAGCCCTTCATCGTCGGGGTGATTCGGGTTGAGATTAATCCGGGTTTCATCT
This portion of the Halomicronema hongdechloris C2206 genome encodes:
- a CDS encoding Nif3-like dinuclear metal center hexameric protein encodes the protein MTIADLIDWFEGWAAPSWQESWDNCGWQVQPGVLEQPPQVLVCLTPTLAVVQEALALRQQGTPVNLIFAHHPLIFSPLKVVDRGNPVGEMVRLALLHGIGIYSAHTNFDQVADGTADVLAQLLHLQDPEPVVPTDAGIGYGRVGNLPQPQPLKSLLLTIRQVLSPPDVLFSPQADLSQPVQRLAVLGGSGASFLKAVAQTGAQAYLTSDCKFHQFQEGRDRNLVLIDAGHYATERPACARLVDHFQRQGVAWAGLSQQDEDFRQFLTPL
- the pdxH gene encoding pyridoxamine 5'-phosphate oxidase, translated to MDIAALRREYSQRGLQRTDLAADPLQQFQRWFQEACDAELLEPNAMVVATVAADGMPYQRTVLLKYFDPQGFVFFTNYGSRKAQQLQHNPKVSLLFPWYGLERQLHITGMATKISTMESWRYFSSRPRGSQIGAWVSQQSQVISSRQLLEAQFDHMQQKFKQGQIPLPDFWGGYRVVPDSFEFWQGRSNRLHDRFLYTRHQDGWDIQRLSP
- a CDS encoding ParA family protein produces the protein MIVTVASFKGGVGKTTTAIHLAAFLQGHAQTLLIDADPNRSALGWASRGQLPFPVVDEWRAAEQPRPYDHVVIDTQARPTAEDLTVLSDSCDLLVLPTTPDILALDALTLTVAHLNAIRVSHYRILLVAIPPHPSKAGAEVRQLLQEAHLSLFQGGIRRYAAFQKAALRGVPVYAVADPKAEEAWQDYQAIGQELLQVAAGRERGR
- the tsaE gene encoding tRNA (adenosine(37)-N6)-threonylcarbamoyltransferase complex ATPase subunit type 1 TsaE; translation: MPVVITLPDAEATYALGHYLGQHLPIGTVILLMGDLGSGKTTLVKGLAAALGITEPINSPTFTLINEYEQGRLPLYHVDLYRLEAAAADQLYLESYWDGSEFVPGIMAIEWSEHLGHHPPEPLELRLSYHDAGRQATLRPSTPCQAALLETLPDAILANEI
- a CDS encoding EVE domain-containing protein, which encodes MQYWLMKSEPDVYSIDDLQRDGEEIWDGVRNYQARNFLRTMESGDLAFFYHSNTKPPGVVGLIEIAAANVVDPTQFDPQSKYYDPKSTPDGPRWQTVTVRYGETFPQAIPLSTLRDTFSPEELQVVKRGNRLSVMPVPPEVAERLLAMGRQQA
- a CDS encoding Uma2 family endonuclease, translating into MTPAELEQLGITLPPTQWQLPYDDGEPMETQRHKMQMDLLIDALEGWLQQRDDGYVSGNMFVYYSLAQVRNQDFKGPDVFVALGVPQGERLSWVCWEEGKTPDLVIELLSPSTAAFDKGDKRQIYQEQLHVPEYFWFDPFQPEDWAGFQLQGGSYQPIQPNADGLLVSSVLQLALVRWSGLYRGVETTWLRWADLDGHLLPTAAEQARQRAEQEQQRAEQERQQAEQERQRAEQERQRAERLAQRLRELGVDPDQVQ
- a CDS encoding GspH/FimT family pseudopilin — translated: MKRCLQHLKSPSHAGFTLLEGLVVLIIVAILAGIAAPGWLAFLNRQRMNTVRSDLVDVLKQAQTTARQQRRNVTVSIVDPAVPSVSDGTTQILGGGNFPEGTIQLSAYINEDTNPATSVTFDYQGRPEDEASVPFVFSISPTGVPAQRCVIVANLLGSLKTTEGDNCNNPSVTP
- a CDS encoding PilW family protein produces the protein MVSRRLGFHLYHHLLRGKRAGFTLLEVLVSLIIASIVVSGLLYLVVELLQINRREEALTETQTNMQRAMTYITRDAQEAVFVYSTPTTVTSQLDDLPAGEPILAFWRLEPLDSDDYAGIGDCSTAFSGTEEEECNTLKVRHSTYNLVVYLQQDNAASDIWQGPSRIIRYELPKYADVSNLTTRDGYADPTTEHPTQSGETNSFSNWTADNSVNTDGFSAVLVDYVDLATATPPSDLANCPSSAYERIPSTPADGNSFFVCVRGTDPDAEDAIDRLNQDLIVYLRGNATTGRPGLINTYSEEGRLPTLQAQILIRGILNKQPNTN
- a CDS encoding type II secretion system protein, translated to MLMLSIRRKLQRLALQRGDCHLACQEDGLTLIETLVAIVVIALTLGAITPALVIAVATRVQSQRAEQALAVAQGEIDQVRLIVEQGGYEDTDLPQSVPSLNDSTPATMVPPDQEDPLDSTTAYDSLPPTKTRAVDVDGDGDPDFGIQVYRTGGVSIGNKPVAFGLGVRVYDIQALDSTSTNTLEADPSRLGITGGEGERGRRPLAALYTSVVRGEDTESYCEYFDLISSPGDSTPQGCT